One genomic window of Macaca mulatta isolate MMU2019108-1 chromosome 8, T2T-MMU8v2.0, whole genome shotgun sequence includes the following:
- the SPAG11B gene encoding sperm-associated antigen 11B isoform N preproprotein (isoform N preproprotein is encoded by transcript variant N) — protein MRQRLLPFFTSLLLVALLFPGLSQARHVNHSATEALRELREGATGQGTNRSQLLRHPVKRAPIIRRIPYYPEVESDLRIVDCKRSEGFCQEYCNYLETQVLCNGVHSVLSTVECSQDVSAHLSPGGSRTLI, from the exons ATGAGGCAACGATTGCTCCCGTTCTTCACCAGCCTTCTCCTTGTGGCTCTGCTGTTTCCAG GATTGTCCCAAGCCAGACATGTTAACCACTCAGCCACCGAGGCTCTCAGAGAACTCCGGGAAGGAGCCACTGGGCAAGGCACAAACAGGTCTCAGCTGCTACGCCACCCAGTGAAACGGGCCCCCATAATACGGCGCATCCCCTATTACCCAG aagtTGAATCAGATTTAAGAATTGTCGACTGCAAGAGAAGTGAAGGCTTCTGTCAAGAATACTGTAATTATCTGGAAACGCAA GTTCTGTGCAATGGAGTCCATTCTGTTCTAAGTACTGTGGAATGTAGTCAGGATGTTAG
- the SPAG11B gene encoding sperm-associated antigen 11B isoform O preproprotein (isoform O preproprotein is encoded by transcript variant O), which yields MRQRLLPFFTSLLLVALLFPGLSQARHVNHSATEALRELREGATGQGTNRSQLLRHPVKRAPIIRRIPYYPEVESDLRIVDCKRSEGFCQEYCSVQWSPFCSKYCGM from the exons ATGAGGCAACGATTGCTCCCGTTCTTCACCAGCCTTCTCCTTGTGGCTCTGCTGTTTCCAG GATTGTCCCAAGCCAGACATGTTAACCACTCAGCCACCGAGGCTCTCAGAGAACTCCGGGAAGGAGCCACTGGGCAAGGCACAAACAGGTCTCAGCTGCTACGCCACCCAGTGAAACGGGCCCCCATAATACGGCGCATCCCCTATTACCCAG aagtTGAATCAGATTTAAGAATTGTCGACTGCAAGAGAAGTGAAGGCTTCTGTCAAGAATACT GTTCTGTGCAATGGAGTCCATTCTGTTCTAAGTACTGTGGAATGTAG
- the SPAG11B gene encoding sperm-associated antigen 11B isoform C preproprotein (isoform C preproprotein is encoded by transcript variant C) — translation MRQRLLPFFTSLLLVALLFPGLSQARHVNHSATEALRELREGATGQGTNRSQLLRHPVKRAPIIRRIPYYPEVESDLRIVDCKRSEGFCQEYCNYLETQVGYCSKKKDACCLH, via the exons ATGAGGCAACGATTGCTCCCGTTCTTCACCAGCCTTCTCCTTGTGGCTCTGCTGTTTCCAG GATTGTCCCAAGCCAGACATGTTAACCACTCAGCCACCGAGGCTCTCAGAGAACTCCGGGAAGGAGCCACTGGGCAAGGCACAAACAGGTCTCAGCTGCTACGCCACCCAGTGAAACGGGCCCCCATAATACGGCGCATCCCCTATTACCCAG aagtTGAATCAGATTTAAGAATTGTCGACTGCAAGAGAAGTGAAGGCTTCTGTCAAGAATACTGTAATTATCTGGAAACGCAAGTAGGCTACTGTTCGAAAAAGAAAGACGCGTGCTGTTTACATTAA
- the SPAG11B gene encoding sperm-associated antigen 11B isoform X3 translates to MRSHSGAPLFPRSGPTHTAPLHQRSPAACPPTRGAFWLAVLLADMRQRLLPFFTSLLLVALLFPGLSQARHVNHSATEALRELREGATGQGTNRSQLLRHPVKRAPIIRRIPYYPGTGQQHRQPCG, encoded by the exons ATGAGAAGTCATTCTGGGGCACCGCTCTTCCCACGCTCCGGGCCCACACACACAGCTCCACTCCATCAAAGGAGCCCCGCTGCCTGCCCACCCACCCGGGGTGCTTTCTGGCTTGCAGTCCTCTTGGCAGACATGAGGCAACGATTGCTCCCGTTCTTCACCAGCCTTCTCCTTGTGGCTCTGCTGTTTCCAG GATTGTCCCAAGCCAGACATGTTAACCACTCAGCCACCGAGGCTCTCAGAGAACTCCGGGAAGGAGCCACTGGGCAAGGCACAAACAGGTCTCAGCTGCTACGCCACCCAGTGAAACGGGCCCCCATAATACGGCGCATCCCCTATTACCCAG